The following coding sequences are from one Musa acuminata AAA Group cultivar baxijiao chromosome BXJ2-4, Cavendish_Baxijiao_AAA, whole genome shotgun sequence window:
- the LOC103982270 gene encoding ABC transporter G family member 14: MTPHQAEPETGGGHNMDQTTVNSTVVPYPTGTAHPGPRPPQAAAVFPITLKFEEVVYKVKVGGGGWWRRSSSPAEKTILNGITGVVCPGEMLAMLGPSGSGKTTLLTALGGRLGGKLSGKITYNGHPFSGAIKRRTGFVTQDDVLYPHLTVTETLTFTALLRLPGTLTRAEKAHQAQQVISELGLSRVAHSMIGGARGVRGVSGGERKRVSIGLELLVDPSLLLLDEPTSGLDSTTAARIVGTLKRLAAEKGRTVVTTIHQPSSRLYRMFDKLVLLSEGSAIYYGRAAAAVDYFAMVGFASPIDGVNPADLLLDLANGIAPESNYASENGDGSGGLQQEKKAVKEALIGAYDRNIATRLKAELCAVDLNNYGYTREMANAMKREQWCTSWWEQFTVLLSRGLKERRHEAFNKLRIFQVLSVATLGGLLWWHTPTSHIQDRTALIFFFSVFWGFFPLYNAVFTFPQERPMLRKEQASGMYRLSSYFLARTAGDLPMELALPTAFTFIIYWMGGLRSDPVAFLLSLLVVLFSVLVAQSLGLAVGAILMDVKQATTLASVTTLVFLMAGGYYVQQIPPFVVWLKYLSYSFYCYKLLLGVQFSEHDAYECSSGVMCPVIDYPAIKSVGLGHIWIDVCIMGLMLVGYRLVAYLALHHLQSG; encoded by the exons ATGACGCCACACCAGGCTGAGCCAGAGACCGGCGGAGGTCACAACATGGACCAGACGACAGTCAACTCGACTGTCGTCCCATACCCCACGGGGACCGCTCATCCTGGCCCTCGGCCGCCTCAGGCCGCCGCAGTGTTTCCCATCACTCTTAAG TTCGAGGAGGTGGTGTACAAGGTGAAAGTAGGCGGCGGAGGGTGGTGGCGGAGGTCGAGCAGCCCGGCGGAGAAGACCATACTGAATGGCATCACCGGAGTGGTGTGCCCGGGGGAGATGCTGGCGATGCTCGGCCCGTCCGGGAGCGGCAAGACCACCCTTCTCACCGCCCTCGGCGGCCGCCTCGGCGGGAAGCTCTCCGGCAAGATCACCTACAACGGCCACCCCTTCTCCGGCGCCATCAAGCGCCGCACCGGGTTCGTGACCCAGGACGACGTGCTCTACCCGCACCTCACGGTGACCGAGACGCTTACCTTCACCGCGCTGCTGCGGCTCCCGGGGACCCTGACCCGAGCCGAGAAGGCCCACCAGGCCCAACAGGTCATTTCCGAGCTGGGCCTAAGCCGGGTGGCCCACAGCATGATCGGCGGGGCCCGCGGGGTCCGGGGAGTCTCCGGCGGCGAGAGGAAGCGAGTGAGCATCGGGCTGGAGCTGCTGGTGGATCCGAGCCTGCTGTTGCTGGACGAGCCGACGTCAGGTCTGGACTCGACCACCGCAGCCCGGATCGTCGGCACGCTCAAGCGGCTCGCCGCCGAGAAGGGCCGCACCGTGGTCACCACGATCCACCAGCCTTCGAGCCGGCTCTACCGCATGTTCGACAAGCTGGTGCTGCTGTCGGAGGGCAGCGCGATATACTACGGCCGGGCGGCCGCCGCCGTCGACTACTTCGCCATGGTCGGCTTCGCGTCGCCGATCGACGGCGTCAACCCGGCCGACCTCCTACTGGATCTAGCCAACG GAATCGCACCGGAGTCGAATTACGCAAGCGAGAACGGCGACGGCAGCGGCGGCTTGCAGCAGGAGAAGAAGGCGGTGAAGGAGGCTCTGATCGGCGCGTACGACCGCAACATCGCCACCCGGCTGAAGGCGGAGCTCTGCGCCGTGGACCTGAACAATTATGGATACACCAGAGAGATGGCTAATGCCA TGAAGCGGGAACAATGGTGCACGAGCTGGTGGGAGCAGTTCACGGTGCTGCTCAGCAGAGGGTTGAAGGAGAGGAGGCACGAAGCTTTCAACAAGCTAAGGATCTTCCAGGTGCTCAGTGTCGCCACGCTCGGAGGCCTCCTGTGGTGGCACACGCCGACGTCCCACATCCAAGACCGG ACAgcactcatcttcttcttctcggtGTTCTGGGGCTTCTTCCCGCTCTACAATGCGGTGTTCACGTTCCCCCAGGAGCGGCCAATGCTGAGGAAAGAGCAGGCCTCCGGCATGTATCGCCTCTCGTCCTACTTCCTGGCGCGCACCGCCGGCGACCTGCCCATGGAGCTCGCCCTCCCCACCGCCTTCACCTTCATCATATACTGGATGGGAGGCCTCAGGTCCGACCCCGTCGCCTTCCTGCTCTCCCTCCTCGTCGTCCTGTTCAGCGTCCTGGTGGCGCAGAGCCTCGGCCTCGCAGTCGGCGCCATCCTGATGGACGTCAAGCAGGCCACCACCCTCGCCTCCGTCACCACCTTGGTCTTTCTCATGGCCGGCGGCTACTACGTCCAGCAGATACCGCCCTTCGTTGTCTGGCTCAAGTACTTGAGCTACAGCTTCTACTGCTACAAGCTTCTGCTGGGGGTGCAATTCTCCGAGCACGACGCCTACGAATGCTCGAGCGGAGTGATGTGCCCGGTGATCGACTACCCGGCAATAAAGTCGGTCGGACTCGGCCATATCTGGATCGACGTGTGCATCATGGGGCTTATGCTGGTCGGCTATCGGCTCGTCGCCTACCTCGCACTGCACCACCTGCAAAGCGGATGA